ATCGAGCTGGGCAGCGGCTCCATCCGCATCCACCGGGAGGATATCCAAAAAAAGATGTTTGCGGCCCTGGGCTTTACCGAAGAGCAGATCGAGCAGCGCTTTGGCTTTATGGTGCACGCCTTCCAGTACGGCACCCCGCCCCACGGCGGATTTGCCTTTGGCCTGGACCGGTTGGTGATGCTGCTGTGCGGCGCCTCTTCCCTGCGGGAGGTCATCGCCTTCCCCAAGACCAAGGACGCCGCCTGCCCGCTGACCCAGGCCCCTGGGCGGGTGGACGCAGAACAGCTGGAGACGCTGGGCATAGCCCTTGCGGGGGAGGAGGCGCCCCGGCAGGGCGGCAATGCGCCCAAGCGCCCGCCGCTGCAGGTGGATAAGGTGGCAAAGCTGGCCTGCCTGCGCTTTGACGAACAGGAGAAGGCGGCCATTAAAAAGGATCTGCAGGACGTGATCGCCTTTGCGGACAGCCTGGCGGCCCTGGATACCGCGGGCGTGCCCCCCACGGCCCACGTGGTGCCGCTGCAAAACGTGTTCCGCGAGGATGTAGCGGGCGTGCAGATGGACCGGGACGCGCTGCTCCGTAACGCGCCCACCCGGGCCGAGGGGTATATCGCAGTGCCCCGCGTGGTGGAATAGGAGGGATGAAAGTGGAACGGATCATCGATTGGAGCGCCGCGGCGCTTGCGCTAAAATTGGCGGCGGGCCAGGTCAGCGCCCAGGAGGCGGCCGAAGCCTATTTACAGCAAATAGAAAAGTGCGAGGCGCAGCTGGGCGCCTATATCAAGGTGACGCGGGAGGTCGCCCTGGCCCAGGCCGCGCAGGTGGACGCGCGCCGCGCGGCGGGGGAGCAGTTGCATCCCTTAGCCGGGGTGCCTATGGCCCTGAAGGATAACCTTTGCACCCAAGGGATTGAAACCACCTGCGGCTCTAAAATGCTGCAAAACTTTTGCCCGCCCTATTCGGCCACGGCGGCCCGGCGGCTGGAAGAGGCCGGGTGCGTGCTGCTGGGCAAGGTAAACATGGATGAATTCGCCATGGGTTCCTCCACCGAGAACTCCTATTATCACCCCACGCGCAACCCGGTAGACCCAACCCGGGTACCGGGGGGCAGCTCGGGCGGCTCGGCCGCGGCGGTGGGGGCCAGGGAGGCGGCCTTTGCCCTGGGCTCGGATACCGGCGGGTCCATCCGCCAGCCGGCGGCCTTTTGCGGCGTGGTGGGGATGAAGCCCACCTACGGCGCGGTCTCCCGCTATGGGCTGGTGGCCTTTGCCTCCTCGCTGGACCAGATCGGCCCGCTGACGCGAGACGTGCGGGATAGCGCGCTGGTGCTTTCGGCCATCGCCGGGAAGGATGAGAGGGATTCCACCTGCGTAGGCCGGAACTATGGCGACTTTCAGCAGGATATCGGCCGGGAGGTGACCGGCCTGCGCCTGGGGCTGCCCCGGGAGTTTCTGGAGGAAGGGATCGACCCGCAGGTCAAAGCGGCGGTGCTTGCGGCGGCCAATCGCTATGAAAAGCTGGGCGCCCGGGTAGAGCCGGTATCCCTGCCCACCTTAAAGCACGCCCTGCCCGCCTATTACGTGATCTCCAGCGCCGAGGCCTCCTCCAACCTGGCCCGGTTTGACGGGGTGCGCTATGGCTACCGGGCCAAGGACTACGCGGATATGGATGAATTGTACGAGCGCACCCGCAGCGAGGGCTTTGGCCCCGAGGTCAAGCGGCGCATCATGCTGGGCACCTTCGCCTTAAGCGCCGGGTATTACGATGCGTACTATAACAAGGCCCTGCAGGTGCGCACCCTGGTGGTGCGGGAGTTTGAGGCCCTGTTTAAGGATTTTGACGCGCTGCTTAGCCCGGTGGCGCCCACCACGGCCTACCGCCTGGGCGAGAAGATGGCCGACCCCATGGCGATGTACCTGGGGGATATCTACACCGTGCCGGTGAACATCGCGGGCCTGCCGGCGCTTAGCCTGCCCTGCGGCAGGGATGAGGAGGGCCTCCCCATCGGCATGCAGCTGATCGGCCCGCCCTTTAGCGAGAAAAAGCTCTACCAGCTGGGATACGCGTTTGAACAGGATGATGCAAAGGAGGCGGAAAAGCATGCTTAAAGGCTATGAAATGGTGGTGGGCCTGGAGGTGCATGTGGAGCTGAAGACCAAAACCAAGATCTTTTGCGCCTGCCCGACCGATTTTGGGGCCGAGCCCAACACCCAGGTCTGCCCGGTTTGCCTGGGGATGCCCGGGACGCTGCCGGTTTTAAACCGCCAGGTGGTGGATTTTGCCGTCAAGGCCGGGCTGGCCACCCATTGCACCATCGCCAGCTTTTCCAAGCAGGACCGGAAGAATTACTTTTACCCCGACCTGCCCAAGGCTTACCAGATCTCCCAGTACGACCTGCCGCTTTGCGAGCACGGGTACCTCCATATCCAGACCCCGGAGGGGGAAAAGCGGGTGGGCATCACCCGCATCCATATTGAGGAGGACGCGGGCAAGCTGGTGCACGATGAGCAGTTGGGCACGCTGATCGACTGCAACCGCTGCGGCGTGCCGCTGATCGAGATCGTATCCGAGCCGGACATCCGCAGCGCCAAAGAGGCGGTGGCATACGTGCAAAAGCTGCGGGCCATCATGCTGTACACCGGCATATCGGATTGTAAGATGAACGAGGGCTCGCTGCGGTGCGACGTGAACCTATCCGTGCACAAACTCGGCGCCCCCTTTGGCACACGCACCGAGATGAAAAACCTCAACTCCTTCCAGTCCATCGAGCGGGCGATCGGCTATGAATACCGCCGCCAGGTAGAGGCGCTGGAGAGCGGCGAGGCCATCGTCCAGGAGACCCGGCGCTACGACCAGCAAAGCGGCAAGACCTATTCCATGCGCCGCAAGGAAGATGCGGACGATTACCGCTACTTCCCCGACCCCGACCTGGCCCCCATTGTGCTTACGCGCGCCCATATCGACGCGCTGGGGGCGCAGATCCCCAAGCTTCCGGACGCGCGCAAGGCGGATTACGTATCCCGCCTGGGGCTTGGCCCCATCTTAAGCGAGCGGCTGACCGAGAAAAAGGAGATCGCCGACTATTTTGAGCAGGCCGCCGGCTATACCCGCAGCCCCGAGACCCTGGGCAACCTCATCATCTCCGAGGTTTTCCGCCTGATGGGCGAGGGAGAGGATACGCGCATCCCCATCGCGCCGGAGCATCTGGGGGCGGTCGCGCAGATGGTGGCCGACGCCCACATCAACTCCAGCACGGCCAAGCGCCTGATCGGCCGGATGTGGGAGGCGGACGAGGACCCCAAGGCCCTTGTGGAGCGGGAGGGCTTAGCGCAGGTGAACGACCCCGAAACGCTGCTGGCCGCCGTGCGCAAGGCCCTGGCGCAAAACCCACAGGCGGTGGACCAATACCGCAAGGGTAAGCTAAGCGCATCTAAAGCCCTGATGGGCGCGGCCATGCGCGAGACCGCCGGCCGGGGCAATCCCCAGGTGCTGGAGCATCTGGTGAATGAGCAGCTTAAGCAGAACGATAAAAATTAAAACCATCAAAGCAAAAACCAGGCGCGCGGGGCCCTAAGCCATGGAGCAGGATTTCCCGCACGCCTGTTTTTTTATTTCATAGCTAGTTATTTACTGCTTTACACCAGGCCGGCCTGCGCGCAATCGGCATAGAAGGCGTACCGGTCTTTGCCCAGCTGCTTGGCGCAGTACAGCGCCCGGTCCGCCCGCTGCAGCAGTGCGGAAAAATCGCCCGCATCCTCGGGGAAGCGGGCCACACCCATGCTGGCCGAGCTGTTAAAGCGCCGCAGCAGCGGGTCGCCATGGAAGATGGCCTGCAGCTGGTGCAGCTTGCCCTCCAGCGCCTCCCGGGTCAGGCCGCTTTGCAGGTAGACCACAAACTCGTCCCCGCCGTAGCGGGCGGTCAGGTCCTCCTGGCGGAAGCACCGGCGGATGCGCTGGGCGATGGTGTGCAGCACCTCGTCCCCGGCGGCGTGGCCCAGGGTATCGTTAACGGCCTTAAAGTCGTCGATATCGATAAAGATCAATGCGCCCGGTTTTTTGCTTTTGCCCGCCAGCATACCGGCGGCCAGCTCCTGTAGCGCGGCACGGTTATAAAGCCCGGTCAGCGCGTCCAGCTTGGCTTGCTCGCGCCACTGAGTGGCCTCGGTTTTCAGCTCGTCGATGTTGATCAGCTTGCCCACGATATTCAGGCACCGGGTCTTTTGCTCATCCCAAAGGGCGGTGGCGTACAGCTCGAACCAGGCGTAGCGCCCCTGGCGGGTCTTAAGGCGCAGGCTGCCCTTGACGCCCACCGGCTCTTGGCGGCATTTTTCGATGATGCGCAGCGCCACCTGCCGGTCCGCCTGATGGATCAGGTCGCTTTGCCCGATGCGCCAGGCTGCCCTGTCTACCTCGCCTGCCCGTCCAAACTGGGTAAAGAAGGGAGCGGAAAAGCTGGCCCGGTCCCGGGTCAAGTCATAATCGAACACCACCACGGTGCGGATGGCCTCCCCAGCCGTTTCGGCATGGGCGATAAAGCTGTCCGTAGCCGGGTCGTACTCCAGCAGCACTTCGGCGCGGGATTCGATGGCGGCCCGGTACAGGTGCTGGGCCTGCTTTAGCTGGCGCTGCGTTTCTTCCCGCGCCACAGCGGCGGGCGGACGCAGCGTAATGGCCAGGGCCGGTTCTCCCGCCCATTCGAGCGGGGCTGCGCATAGTTCCAACCGGTTTGCCCCATCATCTATGGCCAGAGAGGCGGCCAGCTCACCCAAGGGGGTGAAAAGCTGCGGCCATACCTGGCGGCAGGGCAGGCCGGGCCGCGCGTCGGGCGCGGCCTGGGCCATGGCGGGGTTTAGGTAAAGGATGTGCAGATCCTTTTGGCGCAGGATGATCAGCCCGCAGTCCTGCACCGCGCCCATAGATTGTGGATGGTTCGTTTGCCCGTTCATGTGCCTCTTCCTTCTATTTAAGCGAAAAGCGTTGGTGCCGCACCGGGGCGGGCGCCAAACAGCGCGCGCTAGGTCAAATTAGGTTCCGCCTGCTGGGCGCATGGGGATATGCCCCACCGCGGCGGATACGTCCGCGCGAAAAAGTAGACTTTTTCGTTCGCTATCATGTATACTGGAACAAGGAGTAAATTGGTAATTTATATTCGATTCTATGGGATTATAGAAAAGGTTTGTCTGCGTCGGGGTGCTGAATTGATTTTTATGCACCGAACGAAAAAGTCTACTTTTTCGTTCGCCCCGGCGCTTTCGTTTTATACGCGCAAAAAGCGCACTTGCGGGTAAAAGGGCGCCCTGGCGGATTAAAAAAGATCAAAACGCGGCGGCAATGTCCACTTCGGCCGCGCGGCCGCCCGCATTAGGCCTGCTGCCAGACTTTTTACACGGGCTTAACAGTATGACAACATAATAATGGGTAGAAAGTGGCCTTACACAAGAAGCTGGATTTTTATGCAGCCCGTTCTAAAGCCGGGCGAGCGGGCGGCGGCGGGGGAAGATTCGCCTTTTTTTGCCGGGCAGGGGCGCGGATGAATCTTGCAAGTTTTCATTTGGAATACTATAATCAAGATACGTGCCCGATGTGCAGGGCGCGCAAGCCTAAAGGAGGGGTTTTTTGCAGATGCTTCAGGTGGAATTTGACGATATGGCCCAGGTGATGAGCGTTTTCGGTCCGTATGACGAATATGTCAAGGCCATCGAAAAGGCGCTGGGCGTGGCTGTCAAATCCCGCGATAACGTAGTGGAGGTCTCGGGCGAGGCGGACGAGGATGTACGTATCGCCGCGGAGACCCTGCGCACCCTTAAAAAGATGCTGGCCAAGGGCGAGCAGATGAGCGAGTGGATGGTGGGCCAGGCCATGGATATGGTGCGCAGCGGCAACGCCGACGACGCCATCGAGGCCATGAGCGACGTGGTAGCCGTGACTTACCGGGGCAAGCCGGTCAAGTGCCGCACCATCGGCCAAAAGCGGTATATCAAGGCCATCAAGAACCATACGGTCACCATCTGCATCGGCCCTGCCGGTACGGGTAAGACCTATCTGGCCATCGCCATGGCGGTGGCGGCCTTAAAGCGCAAGGAGTGCAGCCGCATCATCCTCACCCGCCCGGCGGTGGAGGCGGGGGAAAAGCTGGGCTTTTTGCCGGGGGACCTGCAAAGCAAGGTAGACCCCTACCTGCGCCCGCTGTACGATGCGCTGTTTGACTTTCTGGGGCAGGAGCAGTTCAACCGCCTGCTGGAAAACGGCACCATTGAGGTAGCGCCGCTGGCTTACATGCGCGGGCGTACCCTCAACGACAGTGTGGTCATCCTGGACGAAGGGCAAAATGCTACACTGCCCACCCTCAAGATGGTGCTGACCCGCTTTGGCGAGGGATCCAAGGTGATCCTCACCGGGGACATCACCCAGATCGACCTGCCGCGGGAGAACGCCAGCGGCCTTAAAAAGGCGGCGGATATCCTGACGGATATCGAGGGCATCTCGGTCGTGTACCTGACCAATAAGGACGTGGTGCGCCACAAGCTGGTCAAAGACATCGTCAACGCCTTTGAAAAGTACGAAAAGGCCCAGGGCGGAGGGGCAAAAGCCGCCTCCCGCCGGTTTGTGCGCAAGGAAGGCTAGCCTCCACATAAGCGCACGTTTTATTATCAATAATCCCCCTGT
The DNA window shown above is from Luoshenia tenuis and carries:
- a CDS encoding PhoH family protein; translated protein: MLQVEFDDMAQVMSVFGPYDEYVKAIEKALGVAVKSRDNVVEVSGEADEDVRIAAETLRTLKKMLAKGEQMSEWMVGQAMDMVRSGNADDAIEAMSDVVAVTYRGKPVKCRTIGQKRYIKAIKNHTVTICIGPAGTGKTYLAIAMAVAALKRKECSRIILTRPAVEAGEKLGFLPGDLQSKVDPYLRPLYDALFDFLGQEQFNRLLENGTIEVAPLAYMRGRTLNDSVVILDEGQNATLPTLKMVLTRFGEGSKVILTGDITQIDLPRENASGLKKAADILTDIEGISVVYLTNKDVVRHKLVKDIVNAFEKYEKAQGGGAKAASRRFVRKEG
- the gatB gene encoding Asp-tRNA(Asn)/Glu-tRNA(Gln) amidotransferase subunit GatB, coding for MLKGYEMVVGLEVHVELKTKTKIFCACPTDFGAEPNTQVCPVCLGMPGTLPVLNRQVVDFAVKAGLATHCTIASFSKQDRKNYFYPDLPKAYQISQYDLPLCEHGYLHIQTPEGEKRVGITRIHIEEDAGKLVHDEQLGTLIDCNRCGVPLIEIVSEPDIRSAKEAVAYVQKLRAIMLYTGISDCKMNEGSLRCDVNLSVHKLGAPFGTRTEMKNLNSFQSIERAIGYEYRRQVEALESGEAIVQETRRYDQQSGKTYSMRRKEDADDYRYFPDPDLAPIVLTRAHIDALGAQIPKLPDARKADYVSRLGLGPILSERLTEKKEIADYFEQAAGYTRSPETLGNLIISEVFRLMGEGEDTRIPIAPEHLGAVAQMVADAHINSSTAKRLIGRMWEADEDPKALVEREGLAQVNDPETLLAAVRKALAQNPQAVDQYRKGKLSASKALMGAAMRETAGRGNPQVLEHLVNEQLKQNDKN
- the gatA gene encoding Asp-tRNA(Asn)/Glu-tRNA(Gln) amidotransferase subunit GatA gives rise to the protein MKVERIIDWSAAALALKLAAGQVSAQEAAEAYLQQIEKCEAQLGAYIKVTREVALAQAAQVDARRAAGEQLHPLAGVPMALKDNLCTQGIETTCGSKMLQNFCPPYSATAARRLEEAGCVLLGKVNMDEFAMGSSTENSYYHPTRNPVDPTRVPGGSSGGSAAAVGAREAAFALGSDTGGSIRQPAAFCGVVGMKPTYGAVSRYGLVAFASSLDQIGPLTRDVRDSALVLSAIAGKDERDSTCVGRNYGDFQQDIGREVTGLRLGLPREFLEEGIDPQVKAAVLAAANRYEKLGARVEPVSLPTLKHALPAYYVISSAEASSNLARFDGVRYGYRAKDYADMDELYERTRSEGFGPEVKRRIMLGTFALSAGYYDAYYNKALQVRTLVVREFEALFKDFDALLSPVAPTTAYRLGEKMADPMAMYLGDIYTVPVNIAGLPALSLPCGRDEEGLPIGMQLIGPPFSEKKLYQLGYAFEQDDAKEAEKHA
- a CDS encoding GGDEF domain-containing protein yields the protein MNGQTNHPQSMGAVQDCGLIILRQKDLHILYLNPAMAQAAPDARPGLPCRQVWPQLFTPLGELAASLAIDDGANRLELCAAPLEWAGEPALAITLRPPAAVAREETQRQLKQAQHLYRAAIESRAEVLLEYDPATDSFIAHAETAGEAIRTVVVFDYDLTRDRASFSAPFFTQFGRAGEVDRAAWRIGQSDLIHQADRQVALRIIEKCRQEPVGVKGSLRLKTRQGRYAWFELYATALWDEQKTRCLNIVGKLINIDELKTEATQWREQAKLDALTGLYNRAALQELAAGMLAGKSKKPGALIFIDIDDFKAVNDTLGHAAGDEVLHTIAQRIRRCFRQEDLTARYGGDEFVVYLQSGLTREALEGKLHQLQAIFHGDPLLRRFNSSASMGVARFPEDAGDFSALLQRADRALYCAKQLGKDRYAFYADCAQAGLV